A genome region from Halomarina salina includes the following:
- a CDS encoding acyl-CoA dehydrogenase, whose translation MHLSLSPEQKQIKDMVSEFVDEEVVPRASEIDHEDEFPRDLVDELADLGLMGMPFPEEYGGAGLDYHSYPMALEEIARGSGGLGTIVAAHISLAGNMVYAFGDEAQKEEYLTPLAEGEDIGAFALSEPGAGSDVPAMETTAEKDGDGYLVNGNKLWISNGSVADTVTLFAKTDPDAGNKGISSFVVRPEEDDGFIVEGTEDKVGDKGCPTAELRFDDMWIPEDRLLGEEGRGFVHALKTLNGGRITIAARSVGIAQAALDAALEYSQDREQFDQPISNFQSIQHKLADMDTKTRAARLLMHDAADKKIRGENFIKEAAQAKLYASEVSREVANEGIQIHGGYGYTKDFPVERYYRDAKLNEIYEGTSEVLRNTIAEQLFH comes from the coding sequence ATGCATCTCAGTCTCTCGCCGGAGCAGAAGCAAATCAAGGACATGGTCTCCGAGTTCGTGGACGAGGAGGTCGTCCCGCGGGCCTCGGAAATCGACCACGAGGACGAGTTCCCGAGGGACCTCGTCGACGAACTCGCCGACCTCGGGCTGATGGGGATGCCGTTCCCCGAGGAGTACGGCGGCGCCGGCCTCGACTACCACAGCTACCCGATGGCGCTCGAGGAGATCGCCCGGGGCTCGGGCGGCCTCGGCACCATCGTCGCCGCGCACATCTCGCTGGCCGGCAACATGGTGTACGCCTTCGGCGACGAAGCCCAGAAGGAGGAGTACCTCACCCCGCTCGCGGAGGGGGAGGACATCGGCGCGTTCGCTCTCTCCGAGCCGGGCGCCGGCTCCGACGTCCCCGCGATGGAGACGACCGCCGAGAAGGACGGCGACGGCTACCTCGTCAACGGCAACAAGCTCTGGATCTCGAACGGCTCGGTCGCGGACACCGTCACGCTGTTCGCGAAGACGGACCCCGACGCCGGCAACAAGGGCATCTCCTCGTTCGTCGTCCGCCCGGAGGAGGACGACGGCTTCATCGTTGAGGGGACGGAGGACAAGGTCGGCGACAAGGGCTGTCCGACCGCCGAACTCCGGTTCGACGACATGTGGATTCCCGAGGACCGGCTGCTCGGCGAGGAAGGCCGCGGGTTCGTCCACGCGCTCAAGACACTCAACGGCGGGCGCATCACCATCGCTGCCCGCTCGGTCGGCATCGCACAGGCCGCGCTCGACGCCGCCCTCGAGTACAGCCAGGACCGGGAGCAGTTCGACCAGCCCATCTCGAACTTCCAGTCCATCCAGCACAAACTCGCCGACATGGACACGAAGACCCGCGCCGCGCGCCTGCTGATGCACGACGCCGCCGACAAGAAGATTCGCGGGGAGAACTTCATCAAGGAGGCCGCACAGGCCAAACTCTACGCGAGCGAGGTGAGCCGCGAGGTCGCCAATGAGGGCATCCAGATCCACGGCGGCTACGGCTACACGAAGGACTTCCCCGTGGAGCGCTACTACCGCGACGCGAAGCTCAACGAGATTTACGAGGGCACCAGCGAGGTCCTCCGGAACACCATCGCAGAGCAACTTTTCCATTAA
- a CDS encoding 3-hydroxyacyl-CoA dehydrogenase/enoyl-CoA hydratase family protein: protein MSASLTESVETVTVVGGGTMGHGIAQTFAMSGYDVTIIDIDEDVLQTALEKIEGSLEKLTEDPDAVLAQIETTTSEEEAYGDADLVVEAVPENIDLKQDVFGTIDNHAPERTILATNTSTLPITEIASATDRPSKVVGLHFSNPVQLMDIVEVIRGKETANDIFEAAETISEAIGKTPVLVEKDIPGFLINRINLRFWLEAVRQVDQEGRDRKTIDAAIRRIGLPMGPFEVLDFSGIDVATMAAHSMQDRGVDLHIPDLLEKKEEAENYGMKTGEGFYTYPEPGEYSRVEIPQERRNDFDPKHLVAPAVNEAAWMLANDVTTKSEIDKAMQIGINWPRGLLEMADEYGIDRLVETLEELHARSGWDEYEPNPSLRELVANEELGQKTGTGFYEWEYEQAEFETVRYERREYAAWITLNRPDRLNALDKSSWNGLKAALEKAANDDEVRATVLQGAGRAFCAGDDIAEIQSLESTEDAREMFEEVLGPTVQTVRNHPKPIIAAVEGAANGGGCELVLLCDLAVASTNSSFALPEGQIGALPPIGLTYGRMSLGKKEIMEMSLTGDQFTATEAESMGIVNYAVDETQVEDIVRELAHSTTASGPKSISEMKDLWTGMEDDLLETWFDEAMDRLVKRTQSEEAEKGLAAFLEKREADWKR, encoded by the coding sequence ATGAGTGCGTCACTAACCGAAAGTGTAGAGACTGTGACTGTCGTCGGAGGCGGAACAATGGGCCATGGTATCGCTCAAACCTTTGCGATGTCTGGATACGACGTTACGATTATCGACATCGACGAGGACGTCTTGCAAACCGCTCTCGAAAAAATCGAAGGAAGTCTCGAGAAACTCACTGAGGATCCGGATGCCGTATTAGCACAGATCGAGACGACGACATCAGAGGAAGAAGCCTACGGTGATGCCGATCTTGTCGTCGAAGCAGTGCCTGAGAACATCGACTTGAAACAGGATGTTTTTGGTACGATCGATAACCACGCACCGGAAAGAACGATTCTAGCGACCAATACTAGTACTCTCCCGATCACCGAAATTGCGTCCGCGACGGATCGACCGAGCAAGGTCGTCGGCCTGCATTTTTCCAATCCCGTTCAGCTTATGGACATCGTCGAGGTTATCCGGGGTAAGGAAACGGCCAACGATATATTTGAGGCGGCTGAAACAATCAGCGAGGCGATTGGCAAGACCCCAGTACTCGTTGAGAAGGATATCCCTGGATTCCTTATCAATCGGATCAATCTCCGATTCTGGCTTGAGGCAGTTCGTCAGGTTGACCAAGAGGGGCGAGACAGGAAAACAATAGACGCCGCGATCCGGCGAATCGGCCTTCCAATGGGGCCGTTCGAGGTTCTCGACTTCAGTGGTATAGATGTCGCTACCATGGCTGCCCACTCGATGCAAGATCGAGGGGTCGACCTGCACATCCCCGATCTGCTTGAAAAAAAGGAGGAGGCCGAGAATTACGGTATGAAGACCGGTGAGGGTTTCTACACCTATCCAGAACCAGGGGAGTACTCACGTGTTGAGATTCCACAGGAGCGTCGCAATGACTTCGATCCGAAACATCTCGTCGCGCCTGCTGTTAACGAAGCGGCGTGGATGCTGGCGAACGACGTGACCACGAAGTCAGAGATCGACAAGGCGATGCAAATCGGAATAAACTGGCCGCGAGGCCTCCTCGAGATGGCTGACGAGTACGGGATTGACCGACTTGTCGAGACGCTGGAAGAATTGCATGCCCGGTCGGGTTGGGATGAGTATGAACCCAACCCATCCCTTCGTGAATTGGTGGCGAACGAGGAACTCGGGCAGAAGACAGGAACCGGCTTCTACGAGTGGGAATACGAGCAGGCGGAGTTCGAGACGGTTAGATATGAGCGACGCGAATACGCTGCATGGATCACGCTCAACAGACCAGATCGACTCAACGCGCTTGACAAGTCGAGCTGGAACGGTCTGAAGGCCGCTCTCGAGAAGGCAGCGAATGACGACGAAGTGCGAGCGACAGTTCTGCAGGGAGCAGGACGAGCATTCTGTGCTGGCGACGACATCGCGGAGATCCAAAGCCTTGAGTCGACAGAGGACGCCAGGGAAATGTTCGAAGAGGTCCTAGGCCCGACGGTACAAACGGTTCGCAATCATCCGAAACCGATAATTGCGGCAGTTGAGGGAGCTGCTAACGGCGGGGGGTGTGAGCTCGTTCTACTTTGCGATCTTGCAGTCGCCTCTACGAACAGTAGCTTCGCGCTTCCAGAAGGACAGATCGGGGCGCTCCCGCCAATCGGACTCACATACGGTCGGATGAGTCTCGGAAAGAAAGAGATCATGGAAATGTCGTTGACAGGCGATCAATTCACCGCTACTGAAGCGGAATCGATGGGAATCGTCAATTACGCAGTTGATGAAACGCAGGTAGAAGATATCGTTCGTGAACTCGCTCATTCGACGACTGCATCGGGACCGAAGTCTATTAGCGAAATGAAAGACCTATGGACAGGGATGGAAGACGATCTGCTGGAAACGTGGTTTGACGAGGCGATGGACCGACTCGTCAAACGGACGCAGTCGGAAGAAGCTGAGAAGGGACTCGCGGCGTTTCTCGAAAAACGCGAAGCGGACTGGAAGCGATAG